tttataaaattggCAAGTAGTTACTgaacatatttttttgattgttAAAGCATATTGACTTCAGAGTGTAGTATAATGTATGCATTTGATATCATTTCGCTGAAGCAGATCTGATTCTTGTATATGTAATTTGGTGTATAATAACTATATAACTGTGGTTTGTTGGTTGCCCAGTATATATATGAAATGTAGTTAGCTATATGTTTAGCGATTTAGCTTTGTTATCGCTTTTCGTTACATTTGGAAATGTTGTAGACGCCGTTATTTCATTCACAACTTGTATCCAATTCAAGTTCAAGTCTGTGCTAAATTTTCTTGTATGCACATAACTTTCTTTTAGTGCATTAATACTATcccaaaataaatatttgtgATCATCAATTTTCAATAGAAAAGCAATTTCCGTTTTGAGCGGCCATATAAAAGGCAAATTTCTCAAATGGTCGTTAGCAGAGCGATAGCAACTTATTATGAGTGAATTATCAACCTATAAAGGTAAGAGAAATTAGGACTCATTGCTCTGAGCTAACGAAAGCAGGATACTCGCCTAAACACGGAGACAAGGTTCCAGTGCTCCAGAACTTGAACGATTTAACACCTAAAGATTTTTATGATAAGTTCATTGCTACCAGGACTCCCGTCATCATTAAATCCTCCTTACCAGAGTCTGACTGGAAGGGTTACCTATGGCAGCAACAGGATTACTTGCTCTCTAAAATTGGTGATATCGTATGCAAGGTTGAGCCGATCGATCCTGTTTCTGGGACCTTTGGACAAGGTATGAGTCGAAATGAAATGTCCatcaaagaattttttcaaaaactaaaaaatggTGAACGACTTTATTTGACTACACAGTACGATGAATCCAACGAGGTTTTAGATGGAGATGATGAGGTTTCTCTTCTTGTTAAAAGTTTATGTCCTCATCCTACTGATGGTTTGCTTACCGACTTTTCAATAACCCCGGCATTAATGGGCAATTTGGTCCCCCAGCAATGCAATCTTTGGATTGGAAAAAGTGAGAACGGCACTTCTTCCGGTTTACACCATGATTTTCACGATAACATATATGCGGTCATTTCCGGATACAAGAGATTCGTAATTATTTCACCAGATCATGCAAATCAACTTAAACTCTCtggaaaaatttcaaaaatccaCCCTAATGGGTTAATTTCTTATGAAGGTGAAGATTGCCCTCAGCGCAGCGATGGACTCACTGAGCTTGATGCTGCAATTGCAAAAACacaatttttagaaaaaaaaattggttcTTTGAAAGAACTAGCGGTCCCTCAAGAAAGTATCGAACTATTGGAAGCTGAATATGAAAATGAGATGGACAGAGTTCTTCAAATGCAAATTGGCGGACCTGAAGAAGATTGGAATGATTTAGAAGAAGGAGATGCTGCTAGCTTGTTAGACGGATCAGTTGGCGGTGATCCGGAAAgtgatattttattgaatgaaGGAAATGATATTGAAGCAACTAGTTTGCAGGATACAAAACCCGAATTACCTGATCATTTTACCAAGGTGAGTGTTAATGGATTGCATAAATTCATGGGATTTGATGATGCTAAGAATGTTGATGTTGATAAAGATGAGCTTTCTGCTCTTGCGGGGACAGTTCCTCTAGTGGTGGATTTAGAACCTGGCGACATGCTTTATTTACCAGCAAGTTGGTTTCATGAAGTCACCTCTTCAAGCGCTAGTTCTGGAGGTAGCGATGTACATATTGCATTTAATTATTGGTTTCATCCTCCCGATAATCTTGAAGACTTTGATCATCCCTACTTGGATCGCAACATTTGGCAAGCCAAGCGTCATCTTGTTGGAGAGGCAATTGATCAATTGTATGCTACTAACaagaaaaacgaaaaaCGACCGGCAGAAGACGATTCACCTTctcaaaagaaaacttgTCAATAAAACActtatttataaaacatttagaattgaataattttaaatttattaatacaAACCCTTGAAAATCCCTTGTACTaatgatataaaaaaaagtcgTAATCGTACTCCAATGACccaaaaattggaaatttttgtacGTTTAAGAAAGacaattgaaaaatgaaagcatAAAAACGGGGATTTATAAAGATAAGAAGGATTTTTGGATAGCATACTTAGGTTCActattctaaaaaaattaattgtaaattattCTGAGGGAGTTTCGACGGCTGTATCATGATTTTCAGTGGAAAGGGGGACATCTCTAATTATAACAAGTCCGGCAAACATAAATAAAGAGGCAACAAGTGAGATATGGAAAAGATCCTTCTCGGTGGCAGTATAAGCAACATTAATGATATTACGAATTTGAGTCCCTTGGGGGTATGACAGAGCAGTTCGTAGGTCCCGGAATATTGATTCAATTTCTGGGACAGGAAGATGATCTTTAAGGTCATGTAACAAACGACTTGAGAGCCTCTTACTCCATACGCCTCCTGCAATAGCAGATCCAAAGGCACCACCAACAGAA
Above is a genomic segment from Schizosaccharomyces pombe strain 972h- genome assembly, chromosome: III containing:
- the jmj4 gene encoding histone demethylase Jmj4; this encodes MSELSTYKGYSPKHGDKVPVLQNLNDLTPKDFYDKFIATRTPVIIKSSLPESDWKGYLWQQQDYLLSKIGDIVCKVEPIDPVSGTFGQGMSRNEMSIKEFFQKLKNGERLYLTTQYDESNEVLDGDDEVSLLVKSLCPHPTDGLLTDFSITPALMGNLVPQQCNLWIGKSENGTSSGLHHDFHDNIYAVISGYKRFVIISPDHANQLKLSGKISKIHPNGLISYEGEDCPQRSDGLTELDAAIAKTQFLEKKIGSLKELAVPQESIELLEAEYENEMDRVLQMQIGGPEEDWNDLEEGDAASLLDGSVGGDPESDILLNEGNDIEATSLQDTKPELPDHFTKVSVNGLHKFMGFDDAKNVDVDKDELSALAGTVPLVVDLEPGDMLYLPASWFHEVTSSSASSGGSDVHIAFNYWFHPPDNLEDFDHPYLDRNIWQAKRHLVGEAIDQLYATNKKNEKRPAEDDSPSQKKTCQ